The following coding sequences lie in one Halorarum halophilum genomic window:
- a CDS encoding DUF444 family protein, which produces MGLREDLERFREIGDERRPDLEEFIREGDLAGGSDRIRIPVKMVDLPEFAYDQRDMGGVGQGQGGTPEPGQPVDVPGDPGDGDQDGDGDEAGEGGGEHGYYEMDPEEFAEELDETLGLDLEPKGKRVVEELEGDFTELTRAGPNSTLDFEQLFKRGLKRKLATDFDESFVREACKVEGVDARDVFRFCREENVLVSLAWVEEAMDEVADERGAWASFDEVREEVEREPITDRIRRDGLRQVPFRQEDERYRHPEIVERKQKNVVVVNIRDVSGSMRQRKRELVERVFTPLDWYLTGKYDEAEFRYIAHDAEAWEVERGEFFGIRSGGGTRISSAYELAAEILEEYPWSEWNRYVFAAGDSENSSNDTVESVVPLMRELDANLHAYVETQPGGGAVNATHAEEVERELADRDNVAVARVGGPADVTGAIYEILSTEDDS; this is translated from the coding sequence ATGGGACTGAGGGAGGACCTCGAACGGTTCCGGGAGATCGGCGACGAGCGCCGTCCCGACCTCGAGGAGTTCATCCGCGAGGGCGACCTCGCCGGGGGGAGCGACCGGATCCGCATCCCGGTGAAGATGGTCGACCTGCCGGAGTTCGCCTACGACCAGCGCGACATGGGCGGCGTCGGCCAGGGGCAGGGCGGCACGCCCGAACCCGGCCAGCCGGTCGACGTCCCCGGCGATCCCGGGGACGGCGACCAGGATGGCGACGGCGACGAGGCCGGCGAGGGAGGGGGCGAGCACGGCTACTACGAGATGGACCCCGAGGAGTTCGCCGAGGAGCTCGACGAGACGCTCGGGCTGGACCTCGAACCGAAGGGCAAGCGCGTCGTCGAGGAGCTCGAGGGCGACTTCACGGAGCTGACCCGCGCCGGCCCGAACTCCACGCTGGACTTCGAACAGCTGTTCAAGCGCGGCCTGAAGCGGAAGCTCGCAACCGACTTCGACGAGTCGTTCGTCCGCGAGGCGTGCAAGGTCGAGGGCGTCGACGCCCGCGACGTGTTCCGGTTCTGCCGCGAGGAGAACGTCCTCGTCTCGCTCGCGTGGGTCGAGGAGGCGATGGACGAGGTCGCCGACGAGCGCGGCGCCTGGGCCTCCTTCGACGAGGTCCGCGAGGAGGTCGAGCGCGAGCCGATCACCGACCGCATCCGCCGCGACGGCCTCCGCCAGGTGCCGTTCCGACAGGAGGACGAGCGGTACCGCCACCCCGAGATCGTCGAGAGGAAGCAGAAGAACGTCGTCGTCGTCAACATCCGCGACGTGTCGGGGTCGATGCGCCAGCGCAAGCGCGAGCTTGTCGAGCGGGTGTTCACGCCGCTCGACTGGTACCTGACCGGCAAGTACGACGAGGCCGAGTTCCGGTACATCGCCCACGACGCCGAGGCGTGGGAGGTCGAACGCGGCGAGTTCTTCGGCATCCGCTCGGGCGGCGGGACGCGCATCTCCAGCGCCTACGAACTGGCCGCGGAGATCCTGGAGGAGTACCCCTGGAGCGAGTGGAACCGCTACGTGTTCGCGGCGGGCGACTCCGAGAACTCCAGCAACGACACCGTCGAGAGCGTCGTGCCGCTGATGCGCGAACTCGACGCGAACCTCCACGCCTACGTGGAGACACAGCCGGGCGGCGGCGCTGTGAACGCGACCCACGCCGAGGAGGTCGAGCGAGAACTCGCCGACCGCGACAACGTCGCCGTCGCCCGCGTCGGCGGGCCCGCGGACGTGACCGGCGCGATCTACGAGATACTCAGCACGGAGGACGACTCATGA
- a CDS encoding SpoVR family protein — MTTNGNRRARREAARLTEATERARDLAERLGLRPYPVNYWVVDYDEMNELIAYDGFQTRYPHWRWGMKYDRQRKQDAFGMGKAFEIVNNDNPCHAFLQESNALADQKAVITHVEAHADFFRNNEWFARFAGDREEPAAAAMLERHAHTLAGYMDDPEIDRGEVERFIDAVLCLEDTIDQHRALADERGGTFEQEVADIEERLDRLGLSPEVRDQVFDDEWIADREGEESPEEPRPDVLAFLREHGERYDEGEGKAVEREPWMDETLELLRREAYYFAPQKLTKVMNEGWAAYWESLMMAEEGFAAPDEFLTYADHQSRVLGSQGLNPYKLGKEIWEYIENTTNRREVVDKLLRVDGITWRSFHDVVDFEEVRELIEPDPVIDEIRPDTLDRLDPDDPRVDADSLAAARAGEIDVERYPWAVLTNEGLAERHFSLSKPAHRGFLERVGRSELERLARYMFDDGKYASVEEALADVDYGVGWDRMREVRESHNDVTFLDEFLTSEFVTEGNYFTYEYSQAAGGYRVASTDPEDVKKKLLLRFTNFGKPSIAVFDGNYANRGELLLGHRYNGVALDLEKAERTLERTFELWGRPVNLATIVTEYDEHELEVASRRGYEPTGEEVGVLLRYDGETVERHDLDADLEERIGAEGVDYDTKPEEWLA; from the coding sequence ATGACGACGAACGGGAACCGCCGCGCCCGCCGGGAGGCGGCGCGGCTCACCGAGGCGACCGAACGAGCCCGGGACCTGGCCGAACGGCTCGGCCTGCGACCGTACCCGGTGAACTACTGGGTCGTCGACTACGACGAGATGAACGAGCTCATCGCCTACGACGGCTTCCAGACGCGCTACCCGCACTGGCGCTGGGGGATGAAGTACGACCGCCAGCGCAAGCAGGACGCGTTCGGGATGGGCAAGGCGTTCGAGATCGTCAACAACGACAACCCCTGCCACGCGTTCCTCCAGGAGTCGAACGCGCTGGCCGACCAGAAGGCCGTCATCACGCACGTCGAGGCCCACGCGGACTTCTTCCGCAACAACGAGTGGTTCGCCCGGTTCGCGGGCGACCGCGAGGAGCCCGCGGCGGCGGCGATGCTCGAGCGCCACGCGCACACCCTCGCGGGGTACATGGACGACCCCGAGATCGATCGGGGCGAGGTCGAGCGGTTCATCGACGCCGTGCTCTGCCTCGAGGACACCATCGACCAGCACCGCGCGCTCGCGGACGAACGGGGCGGCACGTTCGAGCAGGAGGTCGCCGACATCGAGGAGCGGCTCGACCGGCTCGGGCTCTCCCCGGAGGTTCGCGACCAGGTGTTCGACGACGAGTGGATCGCCGACCGGGAGGGCGAGGAGAGCCCCGAGGAGCCGCGCCCGGACGTCCTGGCGTTCCTCCGCGAGCACGGCGAGCGGTACGACGAGGGGGAGGGCAAGGCGGTCGAGCGGGAGCCGTGGATGGACGAGACGCTGGAACTGCTCCGGCGGGAGGCGTACTACTTCGCCCCGCAGAAGCTGACGAAGGTGATGAACGAGGGGTGGGCCGCCTACTGGGAGTCGCTGATGATGGCCGAGGAGGGGTTCGCCGCGCCCGACGAGTTCCTCACCTACGCCGACCACCAGTCGCGCGTGCTCGGCTCGCAGGGGCTGAACCCGTACAAGCTCGGCAAGGAGATCTGGGAGTACATCGAGAACACGACCAACCGTCGGGAGGTCGTCGACAAGCTGCTCCGCGTCGACGGCATCACCTGGCGGAGCTTCCACGACGTGGTCGACTTCGAGGAGGTCCGGGAGCTGATCGAGCCGGACCCCGTGATCGACGAGATCCGACCGGACACCCTCGACCGGCTCGACCCCGACGACCCGCGCGTCGACGCCGACAGTCTCGCCGCCGCCAGGGCGGGCGAGATCGACGTGGAACGCTACCCGTGGGCGGTGCTCACCAACGAGGGGCTCGCGGAGCGGCACTTCTCGCTCTCCAAGCCCGCGCACCGCGGCTTCCTCGAGCGCGTCGGGCGCTCGGAGCTCGAACGGCTCGCCCGGTACATGTTCGACGACGGAAAGTACGCGAGCGTCGAGGAGGCGCTCGCAGACGTCGACTACGGCGTCGGCTGGGACCGGATGCGCGAGGTGCGCGAGAGCCACAACGACGTGACGTTCCTCGACGAGTTCCTCACGAGCGAGTTCGTGACCGAGGGGAACTACTTCACCTACGAGTACTCCCAGGCGGCCGGGGGGTACCGCGTCGCCAGCACGGACCCGGAGGACGTGAAGAAGAAGCTCCTGCTCCGGTTCACCAACTTCGGGAAGCCCAGCATCGCCGTCTTCGACGGCAACTACGCGAACCGCGGCGAACTGCTGCTCGGCCACCGGTACAACGGCGTCGCGCTCGACCTGGAGAAGGCCGAGCGGACGCTCGAACGCACCTTCGAGCTCTGGGGGCGCCCGGTGAACCTCGCCACCATCGTCACCGAGTACGACGAGCACGAACTCGAGGTGGCGAGCCGTCGCGGCTACGAACCGACCGGTGAGGAGGTCGGCGTGCTCCTCAGGTACGACGGCGAGACGGTCGAGCGCCACGACCTCGACGCGGACCTCGAGGAGCGGATCGGCGCCGAGGGCGTCGACTACGACACCAAGCCCGAGGAGTGGCTGGCGTAA
- a CDS encoding HPP family protein, translating to MNRRRVGTSVYAGFLFLVLGLIAWVSGQPFIFPSLGPSAFILAFERRGERTRVYRIVGSHVIGGIAGLLAYYLIASGVSLTATPAGFSPGGLRLAASGFISIVLTSWGMIATDTNHAPACATTLIVSLGLLSTPRQVAIIVVSVVILAEVHWAVLASFKKAVGGTHPRIGDD from the coding sequence ATGAACCGCCGGCGAGTGGGCACGAGCGTGTACGCCGGGTTCCTCTTCCTGGTTCTCGGCCTCATCGCGTGGGTCAGCGGCCAGCCGTTCATCTTCCCCAGCCTGGGGCCGTCCGCGTTCATCCTCGCGTTCGAACGCCGGGGCGAACGAACGCGCGTGTACCGCATCGTCGGAAGTCACGTGATCGGCGGCATCGCCGGACTCCTCGCGTACTACCTCATCGCGAGTGGCGTATCACTCACGGCCACTCCCGCCGGATTCTCCCCAGGCGGGCTTCGTCTGGCAGCGAGCGGGTTCATCTCGATCGTCCTGACGAGCTGGGGGATGATCGCGACCGACACGAACCACGCCCCGGCGTGCGCGACGACGCTCATCGTCTCGCTCGGACTGCTCTCGACGCCGCGCCAGGTCGCCATCATCGTCGTGAGCGTCGTGATCCTCGCGGAGGTCCACTGGGCCGTCCTCGCCTCGTTCAAGAAGGCGGTCGGCGGGACGCACCCGCGCATCGGCGACGACTGA
- the fen gene encoding flap endonuclease-1, which translates to MGNADLRDIAAIEDVAFDDVNGVVAVDAHNWLYRYLTTTVKFTSDGKYTTAGGTEVANLIGIVQGLPKFFEHGLTPVFVFDGGVTDLKDHEVAKRREAREQAEELRQAAEDRGDAIEAARLEARTQRLTETIHETSRELLRRLDVPVVEAPAEGEAQCAYMNRVGDVDYTGSEDYDVLLFGGPRTLRKLTSSGDPELMDLEATLEEHDITYEQLVDVGMLCGTDFNEGVSGIGPKTALKEVKERGDLFAVLEARGAEIEYAERIREFFFEPPTTDEYDLETTVNPNIGDAREYVIDEWEVSADEVSRGFERIEEALTQTGLDDWT; encoded by the coding sequence ATGGGAAACGCAGACCTCCGCGACATCGCGGCCATCGAGGACGTCGCCTTCGACGACGTGAACGGCGTCGTCGCGGTCGACGCGCACAACTGGCTCTACCGGTACCTCACGACGACGGTGAAGTTCACGTCCGACGGGAAGTACACCACGGCCGGCGGGACCGAGGTGGCGAACCTCATCGGCATCGTCCAGGGGCTCCCGAAGTTCTTCGAGCACGGCCTCACGCCCGTCTTCGTCTTCGACGGCGGCGTCACCGACCTGAAGGACCACGAGGTGGCGAAGCGCCGCGAGGCCCGCGAACAGGCCGAGGAACTCCGCCAGGCAGCCGAGGACCGCGGCGACGCCATCGAGGCGGCCCGGCTCGAGGCGCGAACCCAGCGGCTCACCGAGACCATCCACGAGACCTCCCGCGAACTGCTCCGCCGGCTGGACGTGCCGGTCGTCGAGGCCCCGGCCGAGGGGGAGGCCCAGTGCGCGTACATGAACCGCGTCGGCGACGTGGACTACACGGGCAGCGAGGACTACGACGTCCTGCTGTTCGGCGGGCCGCGCACGCTCCGGAAGCTCACCTCCTCGGGCGACCCGGAGCTGATGGACCTCGAAGCGACGCTGGAGGAGCACGACATCACCTACGAGCAGCTCGTCGACGTCGGGATGCTCTGCGGGACCGACTTCAACGAGGGCGTCTCGGGCATCGGCCCGAAGACGGCGCTGAAGGAGGTGAAGGAGCGCGGCGACCTGTTCGCGGTGCTGGAGGCCCGGGGCGCGGAGATCGAGTACGCCGAGCGCATCCGCGAGTTCTTCTTCGAACCCCCGACGACCGACGAGTACGATCTGGAGACGACCGTGAACCCGAACATCGGGGACGCCCGCGAGTACGTGATCGACGAGTGGGAGGTGTCGGCCGACGAGGTGAGCCGCGGCTTCGAGCGGATCGAGGAGGCGCTCACCCAGACGGGTCTGGACGACTGGACCTGA